DNA from Ovis aries strain OAR_USU_Benz2616 breed Rambouillet chromosome 15, ARS-UI_Ramb_v3.0, whole genome shotgun sequence:
TTGAGAAATTTACAATGAGCAAGCCTCTCATTTGTTCTCCAAAATGGAAGTAACACAGAAACAGAGTAAATAGCCAGTCTTTGTCTCCTGTAAACATGTCAAGGGAATAATCAGGGCAAGGACAAAGAGAGGCAAAAACTGTCTGAGTAAAGGATTGAGGgatctccccttcctcctcttttgGGACAAGGGAGACGCTatacatgtgcagaaaggctcccTGGAGTCAAAAGTCAGAGAATAATTCTAGGCCATAATGAGTCTTGCTCTTCCCAAAAGCCTTCACTTTGAGATCCATCTTGGTAAAGGTGTGCATGAGCACCCCAGGAGAGGGTCCTGAAACAGATTAACAGGGGCGGGGGACAAAGCAAGATGGTTGGCCTGAGAGAGGACCAAGACCCAGAAAGCTGCCCCCTTATAAAGGATTTAAACTTCCAAAAGGGGTGACTCTCTCTCTGAGCTCACCTGTGCCCCTTTCTGCAAGTACTTTTCAATGAACTTTTTACTTTACTCTTTAGCTTCTGCCTCCTCTCCTGAATTTGTTCTTGATGAGGCAGGCAAAGACTAGGGATCGTGGCTCTAACTGCTGGCCccatgtggttcagtggttaggactcctggTCTGGGAAACTAAGACCTTGCTTCTAACTACTGCTTGCTGCTGCTCGTTATAAGCTGATGTTCACGGCTGTGCACATCTGAAATCAGGGTTGACATACACACAGTACTCTATGTAAaatgggcttcgctggtggtcagatggtaaagaatctgcctgcagtgtgggagacctgggttgggaagatcccctggaggagggcgtggcagcccactccagtactcttccctggagaatcccatggacaaggagcctggtgagctacagtccatggggtcgcaaagagtcagacaggactgagcggctaaacaccACATATGTGAAATACACAACTTAAAGGATctactatagcacagggaaatctactcaatactctgtgatgaccAGTATGggaaaaacaattaagaaaaagtggatatatgtgtatatatatatataactaacacagcattgtaaatcacctatgtatactccaaaaaaacaaaaccaaaaaacaaaacaaaaaccttcatCTCAAATAGACATATCACCAGTGACATGACTAGGTAAAGAACCAGGATGCCAGCCTGCGAAAGTTTAGAAAGCTCTGGTCCTGTAAATACATGGTCTGCTGATTAtccctgctttccttttcttgtactttaattctctctcttctgttttaaATTCACCAATAAAGAGTCAAACTGTGAAAACCTTGGGACCTCACCCTTGGCCCCAATAAAAGCAGAACCTCAGGTccattctctgtctctccctcttcagTGCCCCTGACCTTCTTGTGTGGCTCAAGTATGCTCTTTACCCTTTAGGATGTGTGAGCAATAAACCTTGTTTTCCCAAAGTTTCTTGATGTTTGTGGCTGAGGGGTATCTCGTAATCATAGTAAGAACTACAAGGACTGATTCAGCCTCAGCACTGGCTCTGGTTGGGAAAATATCTCTGGGGGTTTCCTGCAAGGAATAGGAATCCATAATTccagaaatgtgggtttgatccctgagttgggaagatctcctggagaaggaattggcaactgACTCCCAAgaatgcctgggaaatcccatggacagaagagcctggcagactgcagtccatgggattgcaaagagtcagacaacacttagcaactgaacacacaccccAGACATTTTTAGCCAGTAGCATCACAAAACACATAAGAATTTTCTTTGGCATAATGtaacacttttatttcttttctttatttccttttccgcTATGATACTCCTTTTCTGCATAATTGTGTCTATCTAAGActaccagtgttcttgcctggagaatcccagggatgggggagcctggtgggctgtcatctctggggtcgcacagagttggacacaactgaagcgacttagcagcagcaagactaTCAGTCTTGAGAGGACAGCTATCCGCATCATCTAGTCTCTTCTCAGTGGTGGTTTCTATGAGTCTttgctactcagttcagttcagttgctcagtcatgtctgactttttgcaaccccatggaccatagcatgccacacttccctgtctttcaccagctcctggagcttactcagactcatgtccgtagagtctgtgatgtcatccaaccatctcatcctctgtcattcccttcttcaccttcatctttcccagcatcagggtcttttccaatgagtcagttcttcacatcaggtggccaaagtattgagtttcagcttcagcatcagtccttccaatgactattcaggactgatttcctgtaggattgaccggtttgagctccttgcagtctaagggactctcaagagtcttttccaacaccacagttcaaaagcatcaggatAACTTGGCAGCTGCCaaaacaaaaagtgaagaactaaagagcttcttgatgaaagtgaaagaggagagtgaaaaagctggcttaaaactcaatattcagaaaactaagatcatggcatctggtcccatcacttcctggcagatagatggggaaacagtggaaacagtgacagactttattttttttgggctccaaagtcactgcagatgttgactgcagccatgaaattgaaagatgcttgcaccttggaagaaaagttatgaccaacctagacagtatattaataagcagagacattgctttgctaacaaaggtccgtctagtcaaagctatggtttttccagtagtcacgtatggatgtgagagttggactataagaaaagatgagtgctgaagaattgatgcttttgaactgtggtgttggagaagaatcttgagagtcctttggactgcaaggagatccaaccagtccatcctacaggaaatcaggcctgaatattcattggaaggactgatgctgaagctagaactccaatattttggtcccctcatgtgaagaactgactcatttgaaaagacccaaatgctgggaaagattgaaggtgggaggagaagggaatgatagaggatgagatggttggatggaatcatcgactcaatggacatgagttcgagcaagctcaggagttggtgatggacagggaaacctggtgtgctgcagtccatggggtcgcaaagagttggacacgactaagcgacggaactgaactgaactgaactgaactgaactgaactatcatttATATACATTGATGACCAAGCAAAAATCCAACTGTGGCGTGAGAAAGGTGAGATGTGGTAGGAGAATCTTCGGAAATTTCTATGGCTCTTCTGGTCTCTCTGAGACACTGTCTACCCTACAGCCTGATCTACCTCTTGTTTGATTCTTCCAGATGATTTATTAAGTAATTCTCCATGTTTTATTTTAGACataagagagagaagcagagggacACACTTAGATCCCTCCCATGGTTTTCTTCTCATCCCTATCACCTGTagtaggaaggaagagaaggcacTGGGTGGAGCATAGGTAAGCTGCGTGCCAGGGATAGAAGTCCAATGGATGTGGTGCAGAGATCCGAATCCCTCCTCAGACCCAGCCCCCAGCTCAGGACCATCTAAATGTTCTCCGGAGACCTTCCTTGCCACTCTGCCATGGTGACCGCAGGAGTTCaacatttaattaaaacaaatgatGATTTTCTGCTAAGTCTTTGAGTTCACGTAGTTTGTTGTCTGTCAGGAGACACTGTTGTTGGGACCTAACTGGGAAGGGGAACTAGAGGTGTTTATATCTAGGGAAGACAGACCTTGATGGATTTCCTCAACAAAGTCACTGAATTTGTTGCATTTACTTGGATGTTTATAATAGAATTAAGAACTGTGTCCTGTTTGAAAAATAGGCTGAGAGTTTCCGAAGACCTATGATCACTCCTGTAAAAGTAAGTATTGACTTGTCTGCAGACTCAGCCAAAAGAGGAATATTTATGGGTCCATGTATCTTGTTTCCTCACGGGTGAGGTGGGCGCAGGCTCCCTGACTTCCCAGGTAAGTTGATTACTTGAGAGAAGTCTGAGGAGCTCTGTACTACATTATCCAGCTGACTAGTATTAGCTAGACGACATTCTTGAGACtataacttttcatttctttttcctgctgtaGGGTAAATTCTGCCTTACTTAGAATCATAAACTTTGATTTTCTTCTGCACCAGTCTTTTTTCCTCAACTAAATGGATTGCATACTTTACCAAATAATAAACACGATATAGTGATCACCATGTCTCATTTTTCCTGCTCTTCACTGAGTGATGGAATGATCATTGTCCCATATACTCTTGAGAAAGAACCTCCTGACACTCACTTTTTTCTAAAGAGACTTGAATTTTAATGTTTGGAAATCACCTTTATTATCCAGCCTAGGCTATGGTTAGCTATATGAATTGGGTAGATAATTTAAACCTGCcatattttagtttcattttctcACAAACATGgacaaaatcaattttttaacTGTGATTTTGTAAATTCAATTGTATACATAAAAACATTAACTACAATCGTTCAATAGCTTTGTTATGTTTCCTTACTAAACTCCagtcttcttctttccttctctcccttcccttttttcctatcttcctctcctctttttccctgctcctttttttccttctgccctgaTATCTCCTTCTCCAGCAGTTGTGTGTAGGAGAGTGTGAGACCTAGAACCAGACTCCACCTGGACTCCTCTCTCTGTGATTCCTGTGCACAAGGTCCCAAAGATCCTACATTTAGCCTGAGTGTCCCTATCCTAAGAAGCATTTGAAGACCTTCACAGGAGAGGCTATTTTTAGGCCTGATTTTCAGTTCAGAGTGGTGGCTGTACTGGTGGCAATCCCTCTTGTTTTCCCAAGAAAGCAATGCCAAGTGTTGCTCTGTATAAGATGTGGATTGTTAACTAGCATTTCCTGCAACCACAGTGACAGTTCAGACAAAGAATAGTCATGAAGGTGAAATCTTGGACATGAGTCCATCCACTTGTAAAGAGGGCCACTCCCAGGTATTTGCTTGGATCCAAACCACTGATCCTCCCATCGCATGAAATGGGACACTTGGAAAGTGCTTCCTGGCCCCCACAGTTGCCTGTGGTCCATGCTCCTCTGAGATCCCTGCTCTTTTGATCACTGGGGGTATTCCTCTGTCACCTCCCTACACAGACTTACAGTTGCTGAGGGTGCTTTATTCTGCCTTTCCCCACAGGTGCAACTatagaaatttttttctgagaaggTTCTCATCCCTCAGTTTTCTTACACTTcttttcttgggtttttttttttttctttattcagacTCCCCAAGAGCTTttgatctctttctctctcacttcaCTCACAGTGCTGAATTAATATACTCTATTGGGAAATAGACCATAGGGCCTTGGGGTACAGGTGTCTGACAAGGGCACCAACCCCTGTGAGCAATGGGGGGATGGAAGGGGCCCAGTGAAGCCGGAGCCCATAAAATCAGCCTCTAGAGCCTTTGGAAGGGCCAGTTCAGGTACTTTCCCCAACAACCAGAAGGAGCAGCAGTGCAAACTTCTGGAGGTGGTAAGTCCCAGCTGGGGCCAGGAAAATTGTGAAGAAGGAGGCAATGAAGAAAGGAGGTGAGTACAGGAATAAAAAGGAGATGGAATGCTTTCAAGAGTGCCTAGTACAGATGTTGATCCTGTGAAGATACTTAGATCCTGTGGCCATATAAATCTTGTATAAGGTTTATGGGCTTCAAACAACTCTAGGCTCAAAGCCCTTCACCCATATCATGGCTGGGAGACTAAGGCTGTGTGCCTGGCTGGGTCAGAATCTTTCTTTCCGACCTAGTCTAAATCCATCTGTGAGCCAAGATGATCATTCCTTTTTCTAGGCAGCCATTTCTGGGCTTGGATATtctattatcagttcagttcagttcagtcgctcagtcgtgtccaactctttgtgaccccatgaattacagcacgccaggcctccctgtccatcaccaactcccggagttcactcagactcacgtccatcgagtcagtgatgccatccagccatctcatcctctgtcgtcccctttccctcttacccccaatccctcccatcatcagagtcttttccagtgagtcaactctttgcatgagatgtccaaagtactggagtttcagcttcagcatcattccctccaaagaaatcccagggctgatctccttcagaatggactgatatATTCTATTATATTTTTGGTTATTTAAGACTTATCTGACCTTTCCAGATCCAATATATCATGGTCAGAGAACACGATTTCTTTGTTAGTACCTGGAACAAAGAATCATAGCAGCCACTCCTTTATAAACATCAGCCTGTGAGTAAAAACTAATGGAATTGGAGTATTGGCGATCAAATCTATGCCCCAGATGGCCAACAAGTCCTCACTTCTTAGAATAAGAGGCCTTACTTTCAATGAGGAGAatacatatatagagaaaaaaatggttCTGGCTCTCAAGGAATTTAAGAGAGACTTTAAGATGGAGCTGAAAGTATATTGCTATATTATATCAGTGTTATTGGAGGTCTGAAAGGGACGTTTCTTTCCCGTGTCACTTAAAAGACTTTTGGTCATGTTCTTAACTCCAGTCTCCCTCCATCTCGTCTTTTCTTACACCAAATTCAAGAGTCCTCCTCATACCTCTAATACATCTTTTCTTCTCCACCTACATGCCTGTGTTCAGATCTTGATCACTTTTCCTCTGAACTATTTGGGACTCTCTAAAAGGCTTGTGTGCAAGTATCCTTTGTCTCGTCTGTAGCATGGCACTTCCCTGTGTGAAATTCTCTGTTGATTCCTTAGGATGTACCTGACAATGCCTACTGCCAGGTGGGCTGTGAATGGTGGCATATGCTCCTTCATGCCTGTAAAGTTTGTCTCCTGACACTCTTCTCCCCCATCTCCTCTCCCCAAAGAAATTGGGATCTACCAGCCCACTAAACCATATCATTATTTATTACTGAGCACCCACCTAGGCAGACCTTTCTTCTCTTGCCATCACCTATAAGAGtgaccctctcctttccccaggtGAATGTTATCCCTTTTTGTTTCCTATTCTGATGCTCTTAGCTTGTCATATCCCTGGGCTAACAGAATCTCAGGAAATGATCCTTTTTGTCCCCACAACAATGCTGAAGCTAAAtatcatttatctgttttataaatgagaaaactaggTACCAAAGAGTTTAAATAGATGTCAGGGTGGTACAATGAGTATAAAAGCCAGAATTGGAATTCATTTCCATCTAAGGTCCACATTTCAAGCATAACACATTGTTTCATTCATCTGTACTTCTGTCTCTTTCCAGTTGTTTGTAAGATCATCTTTACTAGAACCGCAACCATACTGTATTGTAAGTATTGATAGGTTAATTTTCCTCTATTAATTAAGCTCTCAGAAGATAACTGTTTTTCCTTAATCCATGTTATACATTTGTATGCTTTACGATAAAACTGAGTACTGAGAAGGCACTGACTCTTTTCTCATTTGTTCAAATAGATCAAGCCACTCTGAGGATTCAGAACTTGAAGTAACTGGAAAGGAGAAGCCTTTTCAGGAAAGGTGGATATGTTTACTATTCTTATTTCTCTGATTCACATAGGGTAATTTTCTTAATCACAAATGGGAATACAGGACAGAGTTGATACATCATTTTCCTTATTGCTGTTTTAATCCCAGAATCCTTGGTTTGTCTTAAAAGCCTTACAATCGgtagaaattgtgtgtgtgtgtatgggttcTATTGATAAAATCTGCATTTGGGAAGTCTGAGACATTCAAAGTGAAAGTCCTTTTTCCAATTCTTATCTGACAGCAAAAGTCTGATACCTCCTTGCACCCACATCACCCTCCTGCAGGAGACTTGTCAGACAGTACTCATAAGCATCATTAAGAACCTCAGCTCTGTTGACTACATACTGCCTGGGCTCCCGTCTTCGTCCTGCCGTGATTCTCTGGCTCTTTCCTGTTCTTTGACTGGTGCGTCCATTGTTGTCATCCTTCTTAGTACTTGGTTCACCCTCATCTCTGTTTAGCAGTGAGGGGGATAAGACAGTACCCAATCCAAGAAACAAATGGAATCAAATCAGGTGAGTTTACAGAGCAGATTCCAAATGCTGGGATCATTGGGTCCGGCCACAAGAAATCACAGATAATTTTGCTAACCAGGTATATGAATTCCTATTGAAGTTCATATGCCTAAATCTCACTCTCTAACtaggtttctattttatttttggtaaccTCTTGGTATGCCTCAATACTGACAACCTCCTGGTATCCCTCAATACTGACTGTCTCTGTCACTAGGATAGGAAATTCACAGTCTTTTCTAAAGGACTCAAGCCAAAGAAAACACTCTTCCAATTTCACAAAGAGAAATAGCAGCAAATAATCCAGTAAGAGAATGATAAACATTATGCCTTGAAATAAAATCCTCTTTGAGGTTGGAAGAACATATTCTTCTTGGGTGGGGTCAAGGAATATTTACCTCTAATCtttcatgaaaataaagaatCCTGAAGTCAGTCCCTGTCCAATTGTACAGAAATGGCTGGGCTTTTCTAAGACTTCCATGTGGTCAGCTGAACACAGCCCTCTGTGTAGCTGTCCCTTTTAAACTCTGAGGGAAGGAAAGCCTTAATTAAACTGTGCTTACTGAGGCTAAATATTGTGAAAGAGCTCTAGAGTCAAATTCCTTGGTTCTCAGCCCTGGCTTCACATACTAACTTTTTAATTCTGATCAAAGTATCTTCCTCCCCTTTATCTGTACACTTTCATTATCTGCAAAGTTAGAATAACAATATTAATTACATTTAAGTGCTTTTAAAAGGATGATATGAGTTAATGAATATAAACATTCAGCATAATATAGCATAAAGTTCATTCAGGTAAATGTCAGCAATGATTGGTGATGGTTTGAAAACTTCGTTGGGACAGGTTAAGAGCATATCTAGAAAGCATACTTTCTGCGGTAAAACATTCTGTCCTATATTTTAAGGACTGTGTGTTTTCAGTGTGATCAGAAAACATTACATGATATCACACAGCAACTACTCCACTCCCCCAGTCTCCGAATTCCTCCTCATCTGCTTCCCTAACTACCAGAGCTGGCAGCACTGGCTGTCCCTGCCCCTcagtctcctcttcctcctggccATGGGGGCCAACGCCACCCTCCTGATCACCATCTGGATGGAGGCCTCTCTGCACGAGCCCATGTACTACCTGCTCAGCCTCCTCTCCCTGCTGGACGTGGTGCTCTGTCTCACCGTCATCCCCAAGGTCCTGGCCATCTTCTGGTTTGACCTCAGGTCCATCAGCTTCTCAGCCTGCTTCCTCCAGATGTTCATCATGAATTGCTTCCTTGCCATGGAGTCCTGCACATTCATggtcatggcctatgaccgctatgtggccatctgccaccCACTACGGTACCCCTCCATCATCACTGATCAATTCGTAGCTAGGGCTGCCATCTTTGTAGTGGCCCGGAATGGCCTCTTTTTTCTCCCAGTTCCAGTCCTTTCCGCCAGACTCAGCTACTGTGCGGAGAACACCATCAAGAACTGCATCTGCACTAACCTGTCTGTGTCCAAACTATCCTGTGACGACATCACCTTCAATCGGCTCTACCAGTTTGTGGCAGGCTGGACCCTACTGGGCTCTGACCTCATCCTTATCATTCTCTCCTACTCTTGTATCCTGAAAGCTGTGCTAAGGATTAAAGCTGAGGGAGCTGCTGCCAAGGCCCTGAGCACCTGCGGTTCCCACTTCATCCTCATCCTCTTCTTCAGCACAGTCCTGCTGGTCCTGGTCATCACTAACCTGGCCAGGAAGAGAATTCCCCCAGATGTCCCCATCCTGCTCAACATCCTGCACCACCTCATCCCCCCAGCTCTGAACCCCATTGTTTATGGTGTGAGAACCAAGGAGATCAAGCAGGGAATCCAGAAACTGCTCAAGAGGTTATAAGGGGTAAAAAGAACCAGACCCAACTCCTGAAATTGTTAAAGAAAGTCAGGAATTATTTGTATACTGGAAAGGGAATTTCACTTTTTAATCCTGAAAtgaattctgatttttctttgcCTTAATATCTTAGATAAGAATGAAAACATTCCTCCATTAATCTTTGTTTCCTGTTGCTTCAAAGGAATTCTTTCTTTGTTACATATTTTGGGGAATTTTTCTTGGCAGAATCTTTAAATGAGAGGCATGGCAAGCCTAGTCAATGGCGTAGGATTAGATTAGGAGTGTTTGACCACTGAAGGCACAGAATATACATGATAACTTTAAAACGATCTGCCTGTCCCCTAATTTACAAAGGATGTGGAAgccttcc
Protein-coding regions in this window:
- the LOC101113528 gene encoding olfactory receptor 56A4, yielding MISHSNYSTPPVSEFLLICFPNYQSWQHWLSLPLSLLFLLAMGANATLLITIWMEASLHEPMYYLLSLLSLLDVVLCLTVIPKVLAIFWFDLRSISFSACFLQMFIMNCFLAMESCTFMVMAYDRYVAICHPLRYPSIITDQFVARAAIFVVARNGLFFLPVPVLSARLSYCAENTIKNCICTNLSVSKLSCDDITFNRLYQFVAGWTLLGSDLILIILSYSCILKAVLRIKAEGAAAKALSTCGSHFILILFFSTVLLVLVITNLARKRIPPDVPILLNILHHLIPPALNPIVYGVRTKEIKQGIQKLLKRL